The DNA segment ttcccttttccagtcTTTGGGAACAAGCAAACCCCCATGGGCTCTTTGCTGTCCACCAGTGGCCTTTtatttcactgttttatttttttattttattttttttatttttgaggcaggatctcactatgtagctttggctggcttggaactcatcactatgtggaccaggctggcctcaaactcgtacatctctaccccccccccccttagtgctggaattagaggtgagCACACCACACTCCGcctatgtttatttttaaaccttgAGAAGAGCATCATCAAATTCCCAGCGATGTGGTTCACCCCAAGTCAGAACAGGGCTCCCAGGTTATCTCCTGTAACCAGGTCTTCCCATCCCATCATTCAGGGAGACAGGAACAGATCTGGGAGCAGAGCTCAAAGCTGCTGGTCCCCATctgaggggattttttttttctcctctcactTGGAGAAAATGAATGTGAGCGTAGTTCAAAGCCCTGAGTGTTCCTTCTCGGTCATGGAGatcacaaaaggaaaatggaagtgaCAGAAGGCATGGGTTAGTGACAGAAGGAAATCTCCCTCCCCTTGGAAGTCCCTTATACTACCCGAGGCTTTTCAAGGCTGGGAGAACCTCATCCGTTCCAAGCTCAATCCCCGGTCAGccagcagaaacagaaaagggtTAGATATATGGATGGAGGAAGAAGCTCTGGGGAGGATTGTGTTTTGCCTGTTCCCATAGAAACAGGCTGGAAATGACATTGTTTTGCACCTTCCCAAAACACCAAAAGACTCCACTCCAACCCTGCTGCTGATACTTCAGGGATCCACTTACCAAGGACTGTAATGTTCTTGTCTGTGGTCCTACTGAGGCCAGTGACAGAGTTATTGACGAAGCAGGTATAGGTTCCGCTATTATTAGTAGTGATGTTGGGGATAAAGAGCTCTTGGGAGGATGCATGGGGCTTCTCATTGATAAGCCAGAGGTACTGTGCAGGTGGGTTAGAGGCTGCATGGCAGGAGAGGTTGAGGTTTGACCCTGGATTCAAATAAATATCTGGGGGGGATATAATCGGGGTGTCCGGACCATCTGGAGCAAACAGAATAAAGCNACATGTGACAtcagcagagggaaggggaaatcCTCGTCTCTAGAAGGCTACAGTATCTGTGCTATAACCTCAGTTAAGCAGGTCCCAGCCAGAGCTGGGGTGAAGGTTAGTAGAAGGGTACTCATGTAGTGTGCATGTGTCCTGATCCATCACCAACACACAGAGAACAGCCCCATTGGACACTCAAGTGTTCACTGAGCCTGAGTCTGAGATGTCCCCTGTGTCTCCATCACCCTGAGCCTCTCTAGACAGGAATAATCCCTCCAGTCCATTCTAGCTCAGGGCTGGGCCTGGCTTCATGTGCTTGCTCTAGGCCAGTAAGTATATCATGGCCCATCTAGATATATATATGTGGTGGGTCTGTCATGAACCCAGGAGCGACTTTGTGTTCTGGCTCTAGCTCTCTGTATTTAGGCAGCTGTAGCAAGAATGGGAAAGAAGTTACTCACAGATAATGTTCAGGCTGAATGGGTCACTTCGGTTGGCACTCACTGGGTTCCGGGTTTCACACTCATAGGGTCCTGTGTCATTCCTCGTGACATTGAGTAAAGTGAGAGTCCTGTTGCCCTCAGACAGCTTCAGCCTGTCACCTTCTGAAAGGCTTTCACCATTTCTGCTCCACAGGTAGGTTATATTATGAGGGTCAGTGTAAGAGCCACAGGTTAATGATACGGAGTCGTCACCCTCCACTGGGCTGGAGTTGTTGCTTGTGATGTTGGGCTTTAGTAATAGGGCTGTGCAGATAATAGAGAAAAGATTGCCCTGTGTAGTACCTCTGGTCTTTACAATGGCCTCTTTCAATCCGAGCTGGTCTCTTGCCTCCCTGCCAACACAGATCCTTAGAGAACCAGGCAGGAGGCAAATTACAGTGCAGGTCTCCTGCACTGTGTATGGGAGAAGCAAGGTCTCACCTGGGTACCTGAGCTGCAGTTTGGTGATGCACAGACTCAAGACTCAGAATCAGAGACCTCCTCATGTCCTGGTGCTCACTGATCAGTTATTCCCCTTTAGACACAGTGTGTCGACTCCCTCCAGCTGCCAGGACAGCTGCTGCTCAGGGTAGACAGGTGCCCTCCAAGCCTTTGCTGTTCGGGGCTGTCCTACAGATAGGCAGTGAGGACACTTCCCATTGAGCTTCTCCGAGAACCCTCACAGCCTGTCAGATATTCACACAAGAGACCTGCAACTGCCTAGCATTCAGGTTGGGCTGGTTCACAAGGTTGGCCATTCTTGTCGGGTGTTTGGTGTTGACTGACATGAATAAGAGATCCCCAAAAGAGAAGCCCGAGTGCAAGAAATTATCTAAAAGAGTAATGAGTGCCTAGTAAGGTCtccagggtggggaggctggagatgtggctctggACAGGTAAACTCGTGCCGCCGAGGGCCTGAGTGACCCTGACTCAGTGACTGTATttcctgccttagtttccccatAGTAGGACATATGGTAAATGATCATTGCTATGCCTGCAAATTAACCTTAAAAGGAACAATGATCTGACCTTCCATAGACCAGAGTCTGTTACTATTTGCCTGCAGGAAATAATCCCTGGCCTGGACACCCTGGAGAGCAAGGAGCTNCCACTTGTACACGGTTTCCTCCTATCATTTTNNGGCTCTCNATCTTCCTGGGANGCCTCCCAGGAGCATCGCANCAGTTGNCTGGGTGTCTCTCANACCTCTCCACACATGATGAGCGCACTGGGTCTCAGAAGGAGGTACCCAGGTGACCTACCTCAGACATGGCTCTAGTCTAGGCTGCCTGTCAACAGGCTACCAGCCTGCAATCAATCATTGTCCCTGTCAGCTCTAACAAGAGGGCAAATTTCAACCCCGGCTAAAAACTTCCCAGGGTTCCTCAAGTCCAGGGTGTGTCTGGAACAAAGCTTCCTGGTGCTCACCTCTCTGTGAGATTCCCATGGTTTCCTCAGGCAGGCCCTGTTTGAGCCCTGAAGGGTCTTTCTCAAGGCCATGCTCAGGATAAGCATCCTAAGTGACTGTGCAGAGTCTGACCTCCTcggactgagttacctcacaacCTCTTCTCTGAAAGAGTGGGTCCAAGTGAAGCATCCCGGTTTATTGCTGTTTTTCTCCCCTCTGTGTGCCCTGAACTAAATGTTCCAGCCACAATGCGGGGGACATCGTAGAGTCATCTAGGATTGACAATGCTGTGTGGGAAGCAGGATTAGCTCTACCCATGACCCCGAGGTTACAGAGAATTACTTACGGTGTACATAAAATCGCACAGATTCCTGAGTACGACCATAGTTTTGATCTGTCATTTCTAGTGTGTAGACTCCTTCATCATTCTTAGTgaccctttggaagagcagggaTCCATTGCTGTATATTGTCTCTCTGCCGCTGTGTGCATTCCCTGTTACATTCCTATTATTGGATGGTATAAATCGTGCAATTTCATTGTTTGTATCCAGAGTGGTTCCCTTGTACCAGGAAAAGGCTCCGAGTGCCTGCGGCAGATTGTGAACAAGTAGAAGAACGTCCTTGTCTTCAGCAACGTTGGGCGGCACAGCCTCAATGGTGACTTGGGCAGTGGTGACAGGGCTCCAGGAGGCTAAAAGTAAGgctaagaaggaagagagaaaggtctATCAATGTTAGGACCTTTGCAAAACCTGAGTCTTGCTGTGCCTGTGTATCCTATTGGGTGGTGTCCAGCAGATCACCTCCATTCCTCATCAGCGCTGCATCTTTCCACGGTAGGAAACGCTCTTCTCGGGTGGTCACACAGCTCACCGCTCACTGCCCTCAGATCCCAGCTCACACTCAGTCTTTGCTGAGTGTAGGCCTATCTTCTCTGAACTCCTCCTCTAAATACTCTGCGCCTTCATTTTCTGGCCTTTCtctgctgtgggttttttttttttttttcctgaagtgcTTGCCAACCTGACCCCACCTAGATATCCTTGCTGGCCTGCCTTTCTGCACAGAAGAACTAGGACTTTGTGAGGAGGGCTAGGTGGATCTTGACTTAACCCCTGCTGCCTGGAACACGCTCGCTCATATACCTGCGTCAGATCAGTGTCCCGGAGCCTAGAGTATTTGCAAATTTGTCAGCATAGTATGCTGTTTCCTTGCCCCAGTTTGGTTTTTCGTGGAGAGTCACCCTGACAGAGCTGTGGACTTCAGTCTTCAGGATATCCTGGCCAGTGTGANAAACTTAACAATAGGGAAGGACTGAGTTTCTCCTCACCATTTGCTGATCCACATTCACCGAGAGCTTCCTGTTGCCCTCAGGCTTCAagcagaagccagatgtcccttcTCAggttccttccctctcccagaagACCCCAGCCAGTCTCTGAGCTCNCCTGCTCTCTACTGGGAGCAATGTCTCCTTACCTGTGAGCAGTAGTCCTCCCCAGGGCATNTGCCCTTTTTGGAGATGTGCTGAGGCCAGCTCCATGTCCCTGCTGCCTGCTAGCTTCTTCTCCAacactgctgccaagcctggctgcCCTGGTATCTGCCCAGCTTTTCTTACCAGAGCTGAGTCTCCTCCCAGAGCAGGGCACCTCCCAGAGTCACgtgggctgggggtggagcctGCGACTCTGACAATGCTGTTCTCCTGTCNGTGGGGGCCTCCCATCCTTCTATTCCTCTCTTTCCAGTTCAGTGTTCTAGAATATAATCTGAGCAGCAAGGCTGAGGAGTGCCCTGTGCCCTGGCCTTGGGGCTGTCAGCAGCAGCACTTTTCTTGCACTTCCTATAGCCTAGAGTGACACAAAATCTCAGGAGAGCCCTGTGTGCCCTGTTCTCAATGCTCACTGAAGGTGGGGTTTACTCTAGGCAGGAAGTGGCTGAGTTATCTGGAGCATTGGGAAAGGCCCAGCTGAGTGATGACTGGGTAGGGCCTGATCCATTATCACTGGTGAAGCAGTCAGGTGTCTGCTGCTAGAATACCAGTTGTCTCAGGGTCCTGAGTGTGCAGGAGAAGTGACCTGTGTCATTGAAAGAGGACTGTGTGCTCCACCTTCCTATGAGGGTGCCAGGGAGACCTCCCCAGCTTCCTGTGCTGGCCAAATGTGATTCAGGTCTGCCCATGTCCTCTGTGACCCTCCCAGGATGGCTTTGTTCTCCTTGGTGAATGCCCTGGGATCTCCCATCTCTCCCTTGGATGATGGAGGATGGAAGGGACCACACCGGCTGTCCTTGCAGAATGGAGTTCTCAGAGATACAGGAAAGAGGCAGTAGGTCAGAGCATGGTTAGGTGAGGGAGCTGGCTCCAGGTCTGTGGGAACTGGGATGGAAACCAGGCTGCAAGATAGGTTCATACATATTCTTTTGTTGGTcatccagtccctgggagctctggggagggtctggcctgttgacactgttgctcccccccactgggctgcaaaccccctcagctccttcagtcccttctccaactcctccatcggggaccccgagctcagtccaatgattggctgtgagcatctgcctctgtatttgtcaggctctgacagagtttctcaggagacagccatatcaggcttccatcagcaagcacttcccagcatccacaataacgtctgggtttggtggctgtagatggggtggatccccagatggggcagtctctggatggccttcagtctctactacacactttgtctccatatttcctcctgcgaatattttgttcacctttctaagaagcactgaagcgtccacactttggtcttccttcttcttaggcttcatatggtctgtgaattgaatcttgggtattctgaacttttggagtaatatccacttatcagtgagtacatatcttgtttgttcctttgattgagttacctcactcaggatgatattctcaagttccgtccatttgcctgcgaatttcatgaagtcattgtttttaatggctgaatagtactctgttgtgtaaatgtaccacattttctgtatccattagtgacccatggtgctggccacacacgtggcagaagatggccttattggatatcactgggaggggaggccctcaggcctgagggtgttcaatacccagtgtaggggaatgccagggtgggagaatgagagtgggtggatgtgggagcaccctcatagaggcagggggagggaggataggatagggggtttccgaaggggagacctggaaaggggaaaacatttgaaatgtaaacaaagaaaatatccaggggGTGATGGTGGCGGTAGGTTCATGCCTCTGGAGTTTTTTTCTGTTGATTATATGGTCCGATTTCGCCCCCTGGTGTTCAAGAGGAGACCTGTAGCTCACATTTGGGCTGCCCTAAGGAAAGTAACCAGGCTCTGTGGTGGGGCTGAGCACTAAGGTTTCCAGGGAAGATCCCATTTGTGTAGATTTTGTGAGGGTCcattccgttttttttttttttttttttttttttttttttttttttttttgctagagtCTGTTATATCTGTTAAGTGAGAGTGGCTGCCATTTCAGTGCAGTTCCACGATGACTAACGAGGTTGATCCCCNTTTCCCCTGTGCCTAGTAGCTTAGTTGTACATCTTGTTCAGGGGCAGCAATATCCTAGAACCGTGCTCTctctaaaattgttttattctgaCTTTTAAATTGTAAAGCAAAGTTCTTTCATTGACCAACAACAACATGTTTTAGAATTGTAACATTAAAGACACAGAAAGGGGTCTTCTTAGTGTGTGTAATCCCTGGTGTGTTAGTATTTGCCATTCAGTAGCAGTAAGTCAGCATTCCttggagtttgtttttaaaaaatgcataattATGACTATTTAAGCATACTTATGAGTGTCTTCACTCTCTATGATTTTTATAGCTGAAATTCTTGTTTAGAGAATAACGTACCCTAGGTTGGCGGTACTTAGAAGAACTACACTGTACAGGACATTCAAACGATGAAAGACAGAGCTTCAGATCCAGGCCCTCCCAGTGAGGCAGCAGCCCCGCATGGAGTCCCACGTGGACCCTGCTTGCTAAGGACCTGTTTTACATCAAAGCCGGGTTACACTCGAGAGAGCATCCAAAGGGCCCTCACCAGGTACAGCATATGTGTGAGCTCATGAGGGAGTGCTTGGTCTCATTAGAATTACCGCGCCATTGCCagggggtggcacacacctttaccccagcacttgggaggcagaggcaggtggatttctgagtttgaggacagcctggtctacagagtgagttcaaggacagccaaggctacacagagaaaccttgtcttgaaaaccataccaaaccaaaccaaactcctTCATGATCTCCTTCCTAATGTTGTACCGGATCTCCACATGTGTaattacatgtgtacatgcatacattagAGCTAGGATCCACATACAAGAAAGGACATATGGGTATTTCTTCCTGAGATCAAATGATCTCATTAACATGATATATTCTAAGTCTATCCACATCCCTGTAAATTTTGTGATTCATCTTTCTGTAGAGACAAACACtacttcactgtgtgtgtgtgtgtgtgtgtgtgtgtggtagactTGCATTGTGCATTCATCTTCATAGAGATCTAGGTTAGTTCCATTTCCTTGCTATAGGGAATGGAACAGCCATAATCATGGGGGTGCAGCTATCTCACCGGTAGGGTATGGGTtctctgggtatatgtccagtgAAATAGCTGAGTTATATGGTATTGGTATTTTTTGAGAGACTTCCACACAGCTTTGTATAGTGGCTATATTAATTTACACGCCCACCAGCAATGAATACGTGTTTCTCTTCTCCCACATCCTCtctgtaggcataatgttattgCGTACTGTTTAAATATTAACCTTGTataatgctgatttctgtgcccctTTGCCTGGTTACTATCTGTATTGTGTCTCCTGCTTCAGTGTTGTGTAAGCATTGGTCCCCATTTATTCTGATTTGTCCCTAACCTCTTCTGCTCTCAGTGTGGCCTTCCagtcctttctccccttctctcttcatgGCCCAGTCCTCTAGAACACACTTTGAGTAGGAATGTTAATCAGGATCACTTGACTTTTGAGAACAGCTTACCCCAGGGCTAACCTCTGCCAtgtcctggccctggccctgccaGCATCAGAGGGAGCCCCTGTCCTTTCTAAACCCAGTGCTTTATTCCCTCTTGTGATACAGAAACCCTGCTGAGCCCAGTCTGCCCTGTATTCTCAATGCTCTGGTGTCGCGTCTGCTctcgaccacagcaaggaagatgcaaccaccagtttttctaacagcagtttattcagcaagcttctttcttcatctccctcttcatctccccttcatctccctcttcatctcccccgagccccggggtacaagcccttttatactctcatatccactccaatcgcggcaggccatgtcacctcaccaggcgcggcctaaccagaagagcgggaacatatcaccaccaaatacgGACCtatttaccacaagctccatagccgacaggcgccatctttaaggtgcggcttcgggtagcccagagGAGAGGCCGTAGCCTCCTACACTCTGGGAAGTGGGATTTACTCCCAGCAGGAAAGTGACCGAGATTGTCTGTGAGGGCTGGAAACGGACCAACAGAGTGATGACTGAGGAGGGGATGGAACCATTGTCACTGGTGTCACCAGTTAGGTTCTGATCCAGGAATGAAAGCCCAGGAACGGTTATCTTAGAAGGTTCATGTGTAGATGTGCAGGAGGGGGGGACTTGAGTGTCCTCAGGAGAGATTGTGGACTTCCTCATCCCATGAATAGTCTCAGGGAGACATGCTAACTTCCTGTGTGGGCTGAGGTTTGTCTGGAGTCTGTTCATGTCCTCTTGACCTTTCTGGGACATCTTTGTCATCTCTCTAGGTGACTCCCCTATAATCACCTTGTCTTTTCTTGTGAGTGATGGCCAGGAGGCAAAGTAATATCCTCAGAGACATGGAAAGAAGACAATGTTAGAGCAGGCTTGTGGGGGATGCCTGGAGATATTGGGACTGTTGGAAACTAGgcgtcttagtttgctttctattgctgtgacaaacccCACGAGCAGAGAAACTAGGGTAAGAAGGGATTCTTTTGTCTTACAGTATACAGTCCATTGTGAAGGGAAGTCatagcagaaactgaagcagaggccatggaaggctgctgcttactggcttgctcccaagACTTGTTCAAACTGCTTTTTAACACAATTCAAGGCCACATACTCGGGGGTGGCATTACTCATAGAAGGctgggtccttccacatcaattataaatcaagaaaacaccccacAGTTCTGTCTATAGGCTGCGAGAGACCATAGCCAGCAGAGTAATGATCAGTGTCAGGCAAGATGGAAATCCTGTCCAACTTTAGGTCCTGCTGCACTGTTTTGAATGTCCCTTTTCTTTCCAGTACATATCATTTTGTTATGTTTGCTCTTAGTATAGTGGATCTAAGTATGGTGACTCCTCCAGCAGTCCCCTTTCTACTCATGGTTGCTTTAGCCATCTGGGACCTTGTGTGCTTCTGAGTGAATGttgtgttttctatttctcttcacagatatgttttttttttttaatttgatggggattgaactgAATCACTTTTGGTAATATCATCACTGGACTGGTTTGACCCACTGGCTGCCCGGGTAATGAATGGAGAATTTTTGTGATTATGAAAGCTTGGCCTTAGCTTAGGCTTGTTCCCAACCAGCTTGCATAACTTAAATTTACTCATTTATACTAGTCTGTGTTCTGCCACATGGCTCATTACCTTTCTTTTAGCCAATCAGTCCCAGTGTCTACTTCTCCCTCTGCGTCTTGCTTGTAAATCACTTGTGtctgattctttcccagagtttTTATCTCTGCCAgatgtctctcctctcctctcctctcctctcccctcccctcccctccc comes from the Mus pahari chromosome 19, PAHARI_EIJ_v1.1, whole genome shotgun sequence genome and includes:
- the LOC110336296 gene encoding carcinoembryonic antigen-related cell adhesion molecule 1 isoform X2 translates to MELASAHLQKGXMPWGGLLLTALLLASWSPVTTAQVTIEAVPPNVAEDKDVLLLVHNLPQALGAFSWYKGTTLDTNNEIARFIPSNNRNVTGNAHSGRETIYSNGSLLFQRVTKNDEGVYTLEMTDQNYGRTQESVRFYVHPLLLKPNITSNNSSPVEGDDSVSLTCGSYTDPHNITYLWSRNGESLSEGDRLKLSEGNRTLTLLNVTRNDTGPYECETRNPVSANRSDPFSLNIIYGPDTPIISPPDIYLNPGSNLNLSCHAASNPPAQYLWLINEKPHASSQELFIPNITTNNSGTYTCFVNNSVTGLSRTTDKNITVLEQVTQPSLQVTNTTIKELESVTLTCLSNDIGVDIRWLFNSQSLQLTERMTLSQNNSILRIDPVKREDAGEYQCESSNPVSLKRSNPIKLDIIFDPTVDPTQGGLSDGAIAGIVIGAVAGVALIAALAYFLYSRKSGGSGSF
- the LOC110336296 gene encoding carcinoembryonic antigen-related cell adhesion molecule 1 isoform X1, coding for MELASAHLQKGXMPWGGLLLTALLLASWSPVTTAQVTIEAVPPNVAEDKDVLLLVHNLPQALGAFSWYKGTTLDTNNEIARFIPSNNRNVTGNAHSGRETIYSNGSLLFQRVTKNDEGVYTLEMTDQNYGRTQESVRFYVHPLLLKPNITSNNSSPVEGDDSVSLTCGSYTDPHNITYLWSRNGESLSEGDRLKLSEGNRTLTLLNVTRNDTGPYECETRNPVSANRSDPFSLNIIYGPDTPIISPPDIYLNPGSNLNLSCHAASNPPAQYLWLINEKPHASSQELFIPNITTNNSGTYTCFVNNSVTGLSRTTDKNITVLEQVTQPSLQVTNTTIKELESVTLTCLSNDIGVDIRWLFNSQSLQLTERMTLSQNNSILRIDPVKREDAGEYQCESSNPVSLKRSNPIKLDIIFDPTVDPTQGGLSDGAIAGIVIGAVAGVALIAALAYFLYSRKSGGGSDQRDLTEHKPSASNHNLAPSDNSNKVDDVAYTVLNFNAQPPNQPTSAPSSPRATETVYSEVKKK